The Zerene cesonia ecotype Mississippi chromosome 14, Zerene_cesonia_1.1, whole genome shotgun sequence genome window below encodes:
- the LOC119831766 gene encoding general odorant-binding protein 1-like has protein sequence MGTVVTFDVMSDQSMRRTLVWILISCLVVEAFGTADIMKDVTLGFGEALQHCREESQLTEEKMEEFFHFWREDFKFEDREVGCAIKCMSGYFNLLTDSHRMHHDNTDKFIKSFPNGEVLSKQMVEMIHTCEKKFDDVEDHCWRILRVAECFKHSCVERNIAPTMELLMAEFIMEAET, from the exons ATGGGTACAGTGGTGACATTTGACG TCATGAGTGACCAGAGTATGAGGCGGACGCTGGTGTGGATTCTAATATCATGTCTGGTGGTAGAAGCGTTCGGGACCGCTGACATCATGAAGGACGTGACGCTGGGATTCGGGGAAGCGTTGCAGCATTGTAGAGAAGAG AGCCAACTAACAGAAGAAAAGATGGAAGAATTCTTCCATTTCTGGCGAGAGGACTTCAAATTCGAGGACCGGGAGGTGGGTTGCGCCATCAAGTGCATGAGCGGATACTTCAATCTGCTCACTGACTCTCATCGGATGCATCACGACAATACTgacaaatttatcaaatcttTTCCTAATG GTGAGGTGCTATCCAAGCAGATGGTGGAAATGATCCACACTTGCGAGAAGAAATTCGACGACGTTGAGGACCACTGCTGGCGGATCCTCCGCGTGGCGGAGTGCTTCAAGCACTCCTGCGTCGAGCGGAACATCGCGCCCACCATGGAACTGCTCATGGCCGAGTTTATTATGGAAGCTGAAACATAA